In the genome of Gloeotrichia echinulata CP02, one region contains:
- a CDS encoding SpoIIE family protein phosphatase, which translates to MTEIDIGKLKLMVVDDELDNLDLLYRTFRRDFQVYQANHARSALEILDKEGEMAVIISDQRMPEMNGTEFLSRTVELFPDTIRILLTGFTDVEDLVDAINSGQVFKYITKPWNPERLKTLVEQATDTYRLVKKRTQELRRALRRESLFNAVTTAIRESLDYDSMLEKIVATIGQTFEATCCLLRPVEGDRLLSDQFFYQDPNFLASSYSFDPNPLIEKVLATRHYQLIQSTEDDGKSSHQLVVPLSYQQHLLAVLTLYQKGHHHPWQDEDIQLITGVTEQAALALSQAKLYQRLQEKQQQIRAELEVARQIQNNLLRQTLPDIRNAKVQACCYPAREVGGDFFEVFVHPKGDLWLAVGDVSGKGVPAALFMASAISVLRRELSQETPAPPNIIMQNLNYAMSDDLIGNNCFITLVIACYTPTTREFVYANAGHIYPLLWSQQASAAETPNYLKVRGVPLGILPKWQAQSGSLVLASGDTLLLASDGITEAMVSNDLFLGGKTEDSLEGSNRSMLNQDGLWQLLQQETRPLSLNHLLARIQADNYVQEDDQTILSLEVF; encoded by the coding sequence ATGACTGAAATAGATATAGGCAAACTCAAGCTCATGGTGGTCGATGATGAGCTAGATAACTTAGATTTACTCTACCGCACTTTCAGGCGAGACTTTCAAGTATATCAGGCTAATCATGCTCGTAGTGCCCTAGAAATTTTGGACAAAGAAGGTGAGATGGCTGTGATCATCTCCGACCAAAGAATGCCAGAAATGAATGGCACAGAATTTCTCAGTCGCACGGTGGAACTATTTCCAGATACAATTAGGATTTTGCTCACTGGTTTTACGGATGTCGAAGATTTGGTGGATGCGATTAACTCCGGTCAGGTGTTCAAGTACATCACTAAACCCTGGAATCCGGAACGACTCAAGACGTTGGTCGAACAAGCCACTGATACTTATCGCTTAGTTAAGAAACGCACTCAGGAATTGCGTCGGGCTTTGCGGCGAGAATCTTTGTTTAATGCGGTGACAACAGCAATTCGGGAGTCTCTAGACTACGACAGTATGCTGGAAAAGATTGTCGCGACGATTGGACAAACATTTGAAGCGACTTGTTGCTTGCTCAGACCAGTCGAAGGCGATCGCCTGCTATCAGACCAATTTTTCTACCAAGATCCCAACTTTCTGGCTTCCAGTTACTCTTTCGACCCCAATCCTTTAATTGAAAAAGTTCTCGCAACCCGTCATTATCAATTGATTCAAAGTACAGAAGATGACGGTAAATCTTCTCATCAACTAGTTGTGCCACTGTCCTATCAGCAACACCTGCTGGCTGTTCTTACCCTTTACCAAAAAGGACATCATCATCCTTGGCAAGATGAAGATATCCAACTGATTACAGGTGTTACTGAACAAGCAGCCTTAGCTTTGTCCCAAGCAAAACTCTACCAGCGTCTGCAAGAAAAGCAACAACAAATTCGGGCTGAGTTAGAAGTGGCTCGCCAAATTCAAAACAATTTGCTTCGCCAGACTTTACCAGATATTAGAAATGCCAAGGTGCAAGCTTGTTGTTACCCGGCGCGGGAAGTGGGAGGCGATTTTTTTGAGGTGTTTGTCCATCCCAAAGGTGACTTGTGGTTGGCGGTGGGTGATGTTTCCGGGAAGGGTGTCCCAGCTGCTTTGTTCATGGCTAGCGCTATTTCGGTCTTGCGTCGGGAATTATCCCAAGAAACGCCAGCCCCGCCAAATATCATCATGCAGAATCTCAACTATGCCATGTCTGATGATTTGATTGGCAACAATTGCTTTATCACCCTAGTTATAGCCTGTTATACCCCTACTACTAGGGAATTTGTCTACGCTAATGCCGGACACATATATCCCTTACTTTGGTCACAGCAAGCAAGTGCAGCAGAAACACCCAATTACTTGAAGGTACGCGGTGTTCCCTTAGGTATTTTACCTAAGTGGCAAGCACAGTCTGGTAGTTTGGTTCTCGCGTCTGGAGACACCTTGCTGCTAGCTAGTGATGGTATTACAGAGGCAATGGTATCAAATGATTTATTTTTGGGCGGAAAAACCGAAGATTCCCTAGAGGGTTCTAACCGTTCTATGCTAAATCAAGACGGTCTTTGGCAGCTGTTACAGCAGGAAACCCGTCCACTGTCTCTAAACCATTTACTAGCTCGCATCCAAGCAGACAATTATGTTCAAGAGGATGACCAAACTATACTTTCACTGGAGGTTTTCTAA
- a CDS encoding efflux RND transporter periplasmic adaptor subunit: MTTHIEIPLLGRKIQYPLRWLIGLIAAGGLVVGTTTYNIVQRRTNNQNITQLTVPVATKNVTLRITASGKIVPVQSVNLSPKNPGVLGQLYVEQGDRVQQGQLIARMDVGDIPANILQSGANLAQAQAQLDEARAGSRPQEIAQAKARLAQVQAQLDAASAGNREQEIGQAQAQVESAKAQVNLTQARVNRYRELTRQGATAVDQLEQYISEDRRAKAGLEEAQKRLSLLQSGTRSEEISGKEAAVTEAQAALVLLENGTRPEEIAQRQAAVKAAEAQLKAVQIKLEDTIIRAPFTGIVTQKYANVGAFVTPTTSASTSASATSSSIVAVARGLEVLAQVPEADLGRIKPGQQVEITADAYPDQVFKGRVRLIAPEAVVEQGVTSFQVRVVLNTGVDKLRSGLNVDLTFLGDRLSNALVLPTVAIVTEKGKTGVLIPDENNKPQFQEVTIGAQIKDQTQVLTGVKPGDRVFIDLPKDYKLQKTKEKNNP; encoded by the coding sequence ATGACTACCCATATAGAAATTCCCTTGCTTGGCAGAAAAATTCAGTATCCATTACGCTGGTTAATCGGGTTAATAGCAGCTGGTGGATTGGTTGTAGGTACTACTACTTATAACATTGTACAGCGGAGAACCAACAACCAAAATATTACCCAATTAACTGTTCCCGTAGCCACGAAAAATGTTACCCTGCGGATTACCGCCAGTGGTAAAATAGTCCCAGTTCAAAGTGTAAATCTTAGTCCCAAAAACCCTGGAGTTTTAGGACAGTTGTATGTGGAACAAGGCGATCGCGTCCAGCAAGGTCAACTTATTGCACGCATGGATGTAGGCGATATTCCAGCCAATATTCTCCAATCGGGCGCCAATTTAGCCCAAGCACAGGCACAGTTAGATGAAGCCCGTGCAGGGAGTCGTCCCCAAGAAATAGCCCAAGCTAAAGCCCGTCTAGCCCAAGTTCAGGCGCAGTTAGATGCAGCCAGTGCGGGGAATCGTGAACAGGAAATTGGACAAGCCCAAGCTCAGGTAGAATCGGCAAAGGCTCAGGTAAATCTGACCCAAGCACGGGTAAACCGCTATCGCGAATTAACACGTCAAGGCGCCACTGCTGTTGACCAACTGGAACAGTATATCAGTGAAGACCGCAGGGCAAAAGCTGGTTTAGAAGAAGCCCAAAAACGACTGTCACTGTTACAAAGTGGGACTCGCAGCGAAGAAATATCCGGGAAGGAAGCAGCTGTTACCGAAGCCCAAGCAGCATTAGTATTATTAGAAAATGGCACCCGTCCTGAAGAAATTGCTCAACGCCAAGCAGCGGTGAAAGCTGCTGAAGCTCAGTTAAAGGCGGTTCAAATCAAACTGGAAGATACAATTATTCGCGCTCCTTTTACGGGAATTGTTACCCAAAAATATGCGAATGTGGGCGCCTTTGTGACTCCGACAACCTCAGCCTCAACTAGTGCTTCGGCTACTTCTAGTTCAATTGTCGCCGTAGCGCGGGGTTTAGAAGTCCTCGCTCAAGTCCCAGAAGCGGATCTTGGTAGAATTAAACCGGGACAACAGGTGGAAATTACTGCAGATGCTTATCCCGACCAAGTTTTTAAGGGTCGCGTGCGCTTAATTGCTCCGGAAGCGGTGGTAGAACAAGGTGTGACATCCTTTCAGGTGCGGGTGGTGCTGAATACTGGGGTAGATAAACTGCGTTCTGGCTTAAATGTGGATCTGACTTTTTTAGGCGATCGCCTCAGTAATGCTTTAGTATTACCCACCGTGGCGATTGTCACCGAAAAAGGTAAAACTGGCGTTCTCATACCCGATGAAAACAATAAACCCCAATTTCAAGAAGTCACCATAGGCGCACAAATCAAAGACCAAACCCAGGTTTTGACAGGAGTTAAACCAGGCGATCGCGTGTTTATTGACTTACCCAAAGACTACAAACTGCAAAAGACGAAAGAAAAAAATAATCCATGA
- the iscB gene encoding RNA-guided endonuclease IscB, with the protein MSKVFVLDTDKRQLDPIHSAQARQLLRNKKAAIFRRFPFTIILKESYPDSEVQPLRLKLDPGAKFTGMTLVNDVNGEVVFAAELQHRGFVIRESLTSRRQLRRGRRARKTRYRQPRFLNRTRKEGWLSPSLQSRIENIKTWVAKFQKLAKIESISQELVRFDMQLMNNPDIKGEEYQQGTLEGYETREYLLEKWGRQCAYCDVKDVPFQVEHIHPRAKGGSNSITNLTLSCEKCNLKKGTKDIKDFLNKDPVKLAKILAQVKRPLTDAAAVNTTRWALFRALQETGLLVETGSGGLTKFNRNQQGLEKTHWIDSACVGKSTPILKIKGIKPLLVKAMGHGSRQSCRPDKFGFPSKHCSRVKFHFGFTTGDIVKAVVTTGKKVGNYIGKLATRKTGSFDIFAKEGRITGISQRFCKTVHKKDGYAYSI; encoded by the coding sequence ATGTCCAAAGTATTTGTTCTAGATACAGATAAACGACAATTAGACCCCATTCATTCAGCACAAGCTAGGCAATTATTACGAAACAAGAAAGCAGCTATTTTTAGAAGATTTCCATTCACAATCATCCTGAAAGAATCTTATCCAGATTCAGAAGTTCAACCACTACGATTAAAGCTTGACCCTGGTGCAAAATTTACAGGGATGACATTAGTTAATGATGTAAATGGTGAAGTTGTTTTTGCTGCTGAATTACAGCATAGAGGTTTTGTAATTCGAGAATCTTTAACATCTCGAAGACAATTAAGAAGAGGAAGACGCGCTAGAAAAACTAGATATCGTCAACCAAGATTCCTAAATAGAACAAGGAAAGAAGGATGGTTATCTCCAAGTTTACAAAGCCGGATTGAGAATATTAAAACGTGGGTTGCTAAGTTTCAAAAACTTGCAAAAATAGAATCAATTAGCCAAGAGCTAGTTAGATTTGACATGCAACTAATGAACAATCCAGATATAAAAGGAGAGGAATATCAGCAAGGAACATTAGAGGGATATGAAACAAGAGAGTACCTTCTCGAAAAGTGGGGTAGGCAATGTGCTTATTGTGATGTAAAAGATGTTCCTTTTCAGGTTGAACATATTCATCCGAGAGCTAAAGGTGGAAGTAATTCCATCACAAATTTGACGCTTAGTTGCGAAAAATGTAATCTAAAAAAAGGAACTAAAGACATTAAAGATTTCCTCAATAAAGACCCAGTTAAGTTAGCAAAAATCTTAGCTCAAGTAAAAAGACCATTAACTGATGCAGCAGCAGTAAACACAACTCGTTGGGCGTTATTCAGGGCTTTACAAGAAACAGGATTGCTTGTAGAAACAGGTTCAGGTGGGTTAACTAAATTCAATAGAAATCAACAAGGATTAGAAAAAACTCACTGGATTGATAGTGCATGTGTTGGGAAATCAACACCAATACTAAAAATAAAAGGAATAAAACCTTTGTTAGTCAAAGCTATGGGACATGGTTCTAGACAATCATGTAGACCTGATAAATTTGGATTTCCTTCAAAACATTGTTCAAGAGTAAAATTCCATTTTGGTTTCACTACTGGTGATATTGTGAAAGCAGTTGTAACTACAGGAAAAAAAGTAGGAAATTATATTGGCAAATTAGCTACTCGTAAAACAGGTAGTTTTGATATATTTGCTAAGGAAGGAAGGATTACTGGAATCAGTCAAAGATTTTGCAAAACAGTACATAAAAAAGATGGCTATGCATACAGCATATAA
- a CDS encoding anti-sigma regulatory factor, protein MKSELHVPSDLNFLNIVENWLLGCLKTQLGDSVDWSRQSSRLRLALVEAYSNVVRHAHKEQPNLPVLLRLELKDRDLSLEIWDYGEGFDMSTYFPPNPKEKQEGGYGWLIMNRLMDKVEYQLQVDGANCLKLEASLPELVN, encoded by the coding sequence ATGAAAAGTGAGCTTCATGTACCAAGTGACTTGAATTTTTTAAATATTGTCGAAAACTGGTTGCTGGGATGTCTCAAAACCCAGCTAGGCGATTCAGTTGATTGGTCACGACAATCAAGTCGTTTGCGCCTGGCTCTTGTTGAAGCCTATTCCAACGTAGTACGTCATGCCCATAAAGAACAGCCAAATTTGCCGGTCTTATTGCGCTTGGAACTCAAAGACCGGGATCTGTCCCTCGAAATTTGGGACTACGGCGAAGGTTTCGATATGTCTACCTATTTCCCGCCAAATCCTAAAGAAAAACAAGAAGGTGGCTATGGTTGGCTAATTATGAATCGTTTAATGGATAAAGTCGAGTACCAATTGCAAGTTGATGGTGCTAACTGTCTCAAGTTAGAAGCTAGTCTACCAGAACTAGTCAACTGA
- a CDS encoding nuclear transport factor 2 family protein translates to MTSAEFTATVAEKFPIEGIKQVSILRYFETLNAGEFQATAGLFAEDGVMHPPFESGIVGPDAIATYLQQEAQDLKAYPQQGIAETLANNQIQVQVTGKAETSWCGVNVMWLFILNQKHQIIDAKIKLLASPQELLALRRQ, encoded by the coding sequence ATGACATCTGCCGAATTTACAGCCACAGTAGCAGAAAAATTCCCGATAGAGGGGATAAAACAAGTGAGTATACTGCGTTACTTTGAAACATTGAACGCAGGAGAATTTCAAGCCACAGCGGGCTTGTTCGCTGAGGACGGAGTGATGCATCCACCGTTTGAATCTGGTATTGTCGGACCAGATGCGATCGCCACCTATTTACAACAAGAAGCTCAAGACCTAAAAGCCTATCCCCAACAAGGAATTGCCGAAACTTTAGCAAATAACCAAATCCAAGTACAGGTGACAGGTAAAGCCGAAACTTCCTGGTGTGGTGTCAACGTTATGTGGCTATTTATCCTCAATCAAAAACACCAAATTATCGACGCCAAAATCAAACTTTTAGCATCCCCCCAAGAGCTACTAGCCTTGCGTCGCCAATAG
- the queG gene encoding tRNA epoxyqueuosine(34) reductase QueG, which produces MNECGITSSDVVRAKAHELGFHKVGIAAVDGVDAIEVQRLQAWIAQGFNADMEWMANPKRQDISLVMPTVRSLVCVALNYYTPDQRPEGEEYAKISRYGWGRDYHKVMHKKLKALTTWLTSLDESVQARYYTDTGPVQDKAWAQRAGIGWIAKNGNVITREYGSWVFLGEVLTNVELESDRPSGEHCGTCTRCINACPTGAITSPFVVDANRCIAYHTIENRSENLPQTIAANLHGWVAGCDICQDVCPWNQRFSQTTDVVEFLPYPGNIAPKLVELAEISDDEWDKQFPASALRRIKPEMLRRNARANLNATKRKHDPESNYF; this is translated from the coding sequence ATGAATGAGTGTGGCATAACAAGCAGCGATGTGGTAAGAGCAAAAGCCCATGAGTTGGGATTTCATAAAGTCGGGATTGCTGCAGTAGATGGGGTGGATGCTATAGAAGTCCAAAGGCTACAAGCATGGATAGCGCAGGGTTTTAACGCCGATATGGAATGGATGGCTAACCCGAAGCGTCAAGATATTAGTTTAGTGATGCCAACTGTGCGATCGCTAGTGTGTGTAGCTCTCAATTACTACACACCAGATCAACGTCCCGAAGGCGAGGAATACGCCAAAATTTCCCGTTATGGCTGGGGAAGGGATTATCACAAGGTGATGCACAAAAAACTTAAAGCGCTGACTACCTGGCTCACATCACTTGATGAAAGTGTTCAGGCGCGTTATTATACAGATACAGGTCCAGTGCAGGATAAAGCGTGGGCGCAACGAGCAGGTATTGGTTGGATTGCCAAAAACGGCAATGTAATTACTAGAGAATACGGCTCATGGGTGTTTTTGGGAGAAGTATTGACCAATGTCGAATTAGAGAGCGATCGCCCATCAGGTGAACATTGCGGTACATGTACTCGCTGTATAAATGCTTGTCCTACAGGTGCAATTACCAGTCCGTTTGTAGTCGATGCAAATCGTTGCATAGCTTATCATACGATTGAAAATCGGTCGGAAAATTTGCCCCAGACAATCGCAGCCAATTTGCATGGTTGGGTTGCGGGTTGCGATATATGTCAAGATGTTTGCCCGTGGAATCAGCGTTTTTCTCAGACGACCGATGTGGTAGAATTTCTACCTTATCCGGGGAATATTGCACCCAAACTGGTAGAATTAGCAGAAATATCAGATGATGAGTGGGATAAACAATTTCCGGCATCAGCCTTGCGGCGGATTAAACCAGAAATGTTACGAAGAAATGCCCGTGCTAATCTTAACGCAACCAAGCGAAAGCATGACCCAGAAAGTAATTATTTTTGA
- a CDS encoding orange carotenoid protein N-terminal domain-containing protein, translating into MTFTSDSASTRFSNAFNYNTQAGDAVASTTAVFKSLSVDDQLAVLWYAYTEMGRSITPAATGAARLQFAEGLLTQIKQMSHAQQLEVMRDLAAKRNTAISRAYGILTTNTKLAFWYELSELMVQGLVVPVPVGYQLSRDGFQVLEALKELDFGQQITVLRKIAADMGVDPLAE; encoded by the coding sequence ATGACCTTCACTTCTGATTCCGCTTCAACCCGCTTTTCTAACGCATTCAACTACAACACCCAAGCTGGTGATGCTGTTGCTTCTACAACTGCTGTATTTAAGAGTCTTAGCGTAGATGACCAGCTCGCAGTCCTTTGGTATGCATACACCGAAATGGGACGCTCCATCACCCCAGCTGCTACAGGCGCAGCTCGTTTACAATTTGCAGAAGGTTTATTAACTCAAATTAAACAGATGTCTCACGCACAGCAGTTAGAAGTCATGCGCGACCTAGCTGCTAAAAGAAATACTGCAATTTCCCGCGCTTATGGGATACTTACTACCAATACCAAGCTGGCTTTCTGGTATGAATTATCAGAATTAATGGTTCAAGGCCTTGTTGTGCCCGTACCAGTAGGCTATCAACTCTCTCGTGATGGCTTTCAAGTACTCGAAGCACTCAAAGAACTAGACTTTGGTCAACAAATTACAGTTCTCCGCAAAATAGCAGCTGACATGGGTGTTGATCCTTTAGCAGAATAA
- a CDS encoding ABC transporter permease — MNFLESLNMAGKTLLSNKLRSALTMLGIVIGNASVIAMIGIGEGGQKYVNKQLESLGPNVLFVFPGNRETQRISRNVPKTLVLEDANAIATQVPTIASVTAELNSRQVVTYSNKNTDVNIIGTTPSFLIVRDFEIAKGRFFTDIDMKRSNQVVVLGAKLTERLFDNTNPIGQQLRIKDTSFQIIGVLTAKGSNVGVDYDDAALIPVMTTTNRIVGRTSPYGIELTYIAASAKNADSVDAAEFQITNLLRQRHKLIGEDDFTIRTQKDALQTVGQIASALTIMLAAIAGISLFVGGIGIMNIMLVSVTERTQEIGLRKAIGATEQDILLQFMIEAVIVSAAGGLVGTAVGVGGIMLVAAFTPLQAGISPIAITMAVGISGGIGLFFGVVPARRAAKLDPIVALRSA, encoded by the coding sequence ATGAACTTCCTAGAAAGCCTGAATATGGCGGGAAAAACCCTGCTGTCAAATAAATTGCGTAGCGCCCTGACAATGCTGGGTATAGTTATTGGTAACGCCTCCGTCATTGCCATGATTGGGATTGGTGAAGGTGGGCAAAAGTACGTCAATAAACAGTTAGAGTCCCTAGGTCCAAACGTGCTGTTTGTCTTTCCAGGGAATCGAGAAACACAGCGGATTTCCAGAAATGTGCCGAAAACCTTGGTTTTAGAAGATGCCAATGCGATCGCTACTCAAGTACCAACAATAGCATCTGTCACCGCCGAGTTGAACAGCAGACAGGTGGTAACTTATAGTAATAAAAATACCGATGTCAACATCATTGGTACAACTCCCAGCTTCTTGATAGTGCGTGACTTTGAAATTGCCAAAGGGCGATTTTTTACTGACATAGACATGAAGCGCAGCAACCAAGTTGTCGTGCTGGGTGCAAAATTAACAGAAAGACTGTTTGATAATACCAACCCCATCGGTCAACAGTTACGCATTAAAGATACCAGCTTTCAAATCATTGGCGTGCTGACAGCTAAAGGCTCAAACGTTGGTGTAGATTATGATGATGCGGCATTAATACCCGTGATGACAACAACTAACCGCATTGTCGGGCGCACTTCTCCCTATGGAATAGAGTTAACTTATATTGCCGCCTCAGCCAAGAATGCAGATAGTGTGGATGCAGCAGAATTTCAAATTACCAACTTACTGCGACAACGCCATAAACTCATCGGTGAAGACGACTTTACCATCCGCACCCAAAAGGATGCTTTGCAAACCGTTGGTCAAATTGCCAGCGCCTTAACAATTATGTTAGCAGCGATCGCAGGTATTTCCCTATTTGTCGGCGGCATTGGTATCATGAATATTATGCTCGTCTCCGTCACCGAACGCACCCAAGAAATCGGACTGCGGAAAGCTATCGGCGCTACTGAGCAAGATATTTTACTACAGTTTATGATTGAAGCCGTGATTGTTTCCGCTGCAGGCGGCTTAGTTGGGACTGCAGTTGGTGTCGGCGGTATTATGCTGGTAGCAGCTTTCACACCCTTACAAGCAGGAATTTCTCCCATAGCAATTACAATGGCTGTTGGTATTTCTGGTGGTATTGGTTTATTCTTCGGCGTCGTTCCCGCCCGTCGTGCTGCTAAACTTGATCCAATTGTGGCGTTGAGAAGCGCGTAA
- a CDS encoding HAD-IA family hydrolase, whose product MTQKVIIFDFDGTIADTVDALVVIANRLAVDFGFIQITPQELALLRNLTAREIIKYSGISVFKIPFLVKKVKSELKNKIHEFKPIPGIEAALIELQNEGYRLGIITSNSQENVTEFLKINNLDSLFEFIYSGVTIFGKTTIINNVLRQKQLKPQDVIYVGDETRDVESSKKANIRVIAVNWGFNSPEALAKQKPDFLIHQPSELLGVLRSF is encoded by the coding sequence ATGACCCAGAAAGTAATTATTTTTGATTTTGATGGCACGATCGCAGATACAGTAGATGCTCTTGTAGTGATTGCTAATCGTTTAGCTGTAGATTTTGGTTTTATACAAATTACCCCGCAGGAACTCGCACTCTTGAGAAACTTAACAGCCAGGGAGATTATTAAATACTCAGGTATCTCTGTTTTTAAGATACCTTTTCTGGTGAAAAAAGTTAAATCAGAATTGAAAAACAAAATCCATGAATTTAAGCCGATTCCGGGAATTGAAGCAGCTTTAATAGAACTCCAGAATGAAGGCTATAGATTAGGGATTATCACGTCTAACTCTCAAGAGAATGTGACGGAATTTCTCAAAATCAATAATTTGGATAGCTTGTTTGAATTTATCTATTCAGGAGTAACAATTTTTGGAAAAACCACGATCATTAATAATGTATTAAGACAGAAGCAACTCAAACCCCAAGATGTCATTTATGTCGGAGATGAAACCAGAGATGTAGAATCATCGAAGAAAGCTAATATCAGGGTAATTGCTGTAAATTGGGGTTTTAATTCACCTGAAGCACTAGCTAAACAAAAGCCTGATTTTTTGATTCACCAACCAAGTGAATTGTTGGGTGTTTTGAGAAGTTTTTAA
- a CDS encoding ABC transporter ATP-binding protein, which translates to MTNDNPAIIRLENIFKIYGIGEIEVKALNDVNLVINEGEYCSIMGPSGSGKSTAMNIIGCLDRPTGGHYYLDNLDVAEMDDSSLAHIRNKKLGFVFQQFHLLPQLTALENVMLPMVYASVKPAERRDRATEALIKVGLEKRLNNKPTQLSGGQQQRVAIARAIVNRPVVLLADEPTGALDSRTTQEVLDIFGELNTSGITVVMVTHEPEVARQTQRIVWFRDGEVVHSNLTPADLNQMAVL; encoded by the coding sequence ATGACAAATGACAACCCAGCAATCATTCGTTTAGAAAACATCTTTAAAATTTACGGAATTGGTGAAATCGAAGTCAAAGCTTTGAATGATGTAAATTTGGTCATCAACGAAGGCGAATATTGTTCAATCATGGGACCATCTGGTTCAGGTAAATCTACAGCCATGAATATTATCGGCTGTCTAGATCGTCCCACTGGGGGACATTATTATCTAGATAACCTCGATGTCGCCGAAATGGATGATAGCTCATTGGCACATATTCGCAACAAAAAGCTAGGGTTTGTCTTCCAACAATTCCATTTATTACCCCAACTGACAGCCCTAGAAAATGTCATGCTGCCGATGGTGTATGCTAGTGTCAAACCTGCCGAAAGACGCGATCGCGCAACCGAAGCTTTGATCAAAGTAGGCTTAGAAAAGCGCCTGAACAACAAACCCACTCAATTATCAGGTGGACAACAACAAAGAGTAGCGATCGCCCGTGCTATTGTCAACCGTCCGGTTGTTCTCCTCGCAGATGAACCCACCGGCGCCCTTGATTCCCGCACTACTCAAGAAGTATTAGATATCTTTGGTGAACTCAACACCAGCGGAATCACGGTAGTTATGGTAACTCACGAACCAGAAGTAGCGCGTCAAACCCAGCGCATCGTCTGGTTCCGCGATGGTGAAGTAGTGCATTCTAACCTCACCCCAGCGGATTTGAATCAGATGGCTGTGCTATAA
- a CDS encoding tetratricopeptide repeat protein, protein MPKHVQLISLLVVCSLWSMPRAAHAQALLPHTLQLDAAKLEKQGLSLAQEAAQLGQFQQFELALPRARLASQLAPNNDKVWFLLGGLNLQTKDYDGAIAALKKAQSLNPKNADVLFALGSANFQQQKYQAALVNYQAGLKLKPKDPEGWFNLGNAYYMLGRLPDALAQYNKAVFHDKKFWPAINNTGLIQYEQGDIDTAIKQWQSAVGIDKQAAEPLLALGVALYTKGDRQQGLAMGEAALRIDQRYGELDFLKQNLWGERLLSDTKKFLELPRIQAALQPQENPANANQQPTQ, encoded by the coding sequence GTGCCGAAACATGTTCAATTAATTTCCCTTCTAGTTGTGTGTAGTTTGTGGAGTATGCCCAGAGCAGCTCATGCACAAGCACTATTACCCCATACACTGCAACTAGATGCAGCCAAGTTAGAGAAACAGGGATTGAGCTTGGCACAAGAGGCGGCTCAACTTGGTCAGTTTCAACAGTTTGAGTTGGCTTTACCACGGGCGCGACTCGCTAGTCAACTGGCGCCGAATAATGATAAAGTGTGGTTCCTGTTGGGTGGTTTGAATTTGCAAACCAAGGACTATGATGGGGCGATCGCCGCTCTGAAAAAGGCACAATCTCTCAATCCTAAAAATGCCGATGTTTTATTTGCGTTGGGTTCGGCTAATTTTCAGCAGCAAAAATACCAAGCAGCTCTGGTCAATTACCAAGCAGGTTTGAAGTTAAAACCCAAAGACCCAGAGGGGTGGTTTAATTTGGGTAATGCCTACTATATGTTGGGACGATTACCAGACGCCCTGGCGCAGTATAATAAAGCCGTTTTTCACGATAAAAAATTCTGGCCGGCAATTAACAATACGGGTTTAATCCAATACGAACAGGGTGATATCGACACTGCAATTAAACAATGGCAATCTGCTGTTGGGATTGACAAGCAAGCCGCAGAACCTTTATTGGCGCTGGGAGTAGCTCTATATACTAAAGGCGATCGCCAGCAAGGTTTAGCTATGGGAGAAGCGGCGCTGCGGATCGATCAACGCTATGGCGAGTTGGATTTCCTCAAGCAAAATCTTTGGGGTGAACGTCTACTATCTGATACCAAAAAATTTCTAGAATTACCCAGGATTCAAGCAGCTCTACAGCCACAGGAAAATCCCGCAAACGCCAATCAACAACCTACTCAATAG